Proteins found in one Aethina tumida isolate Nest 87 chromosome 1, icAetTumi1.1, whole genome shotgun sequence genomic segment:
- the LOC109609471 gene encoding ubiquilin-1, translating to MADDVPVNPENAEQKKGDGEETDEAASGKIITVTVKTPKEKETVQVSEDMSIREFKDVIAPKFNAEPDQLCLIFAGKIMKDSDSLKQHNIKDGLTIHLVIRAAPRQTGRPPADISQTPFELGNLGGLVGLGNLGAGSSSFMELQNRMQSELLSNPDMLRQVMDNPLVQRLMTDPENMRALITRNPQMQELMDRNPEINHMLNNPELLRQTMELARNPSMLQELMRSHDRAISNLESIPGGYNALQRMYRDIQEPMLSATTEQLNRNPFASLVDNTSTNNPQQGTENREPLPNPWSGQTPPNPPATSPGRGVINNPPMTSLLQQISDNPQLIQNMLSAPYTQSMMEALAADPNMANSLLADNPLIANNPALQEQMRAMMPQFLQQMQNPEIHNLMTNPQALNAIMQIQQGMETLRQTAPSLVNTFVPPTTTASAAASTTAAPSVTTPTATSTAAPTTGTTSTLPATGGNGHRPVDQFSEFMARMVAGMTQNDNQIPPEQRYQAQLEQLAAMGFVNREANLQALISTFGDINAAVEKLLALGQLSMS from the exons ATGGCTGACGATGTTCCGGTAAATCCCGAAAATGCGGAACAGAAAAAGGGTGACGGCGAGGAAACGGACGAGGCTGCCTCGGGTAAAATCATCACCGTGACCGTCAAAACCCCCAAAGAAAAGGAAACTGTTCAGGTGTCGGAGGATATGTCTATTCGAGAG TTTAAGGATGTTATTGCACCTAAATTCAATGCCGAACCGGACCAACTGTGTCTTATATTCGCCGGCAAAATCATGAAGGACAGCGATTCGCTCAAGCAACACAATATTAAGGATGGGCTGACCATTCATCTTGTCATTCGTGCTGCCCCTCGACAAACAGGGAGACCTCCAG CGGATATAAGTCAAACACCGTTCGAATTGGGGAATCTCGGCGGTTTGGTGGGCCTTGGCAATTTGGGTGCCGGTTCCTCCTCCTTCATGGAGCTGCAGAATCGCATGCAATCGGAATTGCTTTCCAATCCGGACATGCTGCGACAGGTGATGGACAATCCTTTAGTGCAACGTCTTATGACCGATCCGGAAAATATGCGTGCTCTAATTACCCGGAATCCACAGATGCAGGAGTTAATGGATAGGAATCCGGAGATCAATCACATGCTCAACAATCCGGAATTATTGAGACAGACCATGGAGCTGGCCAGGAATCCGTCTATGTTGCAGGAGCTGATGCGCAGTCACGACAGGGCCATCAGCAATCTCGAGAGCATTCCGG GAGGATATAACGCCCTGCAAAGAATGTACCGTGACATTCAGGAACCAATGTTGTCTGCAACTACGGAACAGCTCAACCGCAACCCGTTCGCCAGCCTGGTAGACAACACGTCCACCAACAACCCGCAGCAGGGCACAGAGAACCGTGAACCCTTGCCGAACCCGTGGAGCGGCCAAACCCCGCCGAACCCTCCGGCCACGTCGCCGGGCCGCGGCGTCATCAACAACCCTCCGATGACCAGTCTGTTGCAGCAGATATCTGACAATCCGCAACTGATCCAGAACATGCTCTCTGCTCCCTACACGCAGTCGATGATGGAGGCTCTGGCTGCCGACCCGAACATGGCTAACAGCCTGTTGGCCGACAACCCGCTGATCGCCAACAACCCTGCGTTGCAGGAGCAGATGAGGGCCATGATGCCGCAGTTCCTTCAGCAGATGCAGAACCCCGAGATCCACAACCTGATGACCAATCCTCAGGCGCTGAACGCCATCATGCAGATCCAACAGGGCATGGAGACGCTGAGACAGACGGCGCCCAGCTTAGTGAACACGTTCGTGCCCCCCACCACGACCGCCTCAGCGGCCGCCTCGACCACTGCCGCCCCGAGTGTCACGACGCCGACGGCCACGAGCACCGCGGCGCCGACCACCGGGACCACTTCTACGTTGCCGGCGACCGGGGGTAACGGACACAGACCTGTGGATCAGTTTTCAGAA ttTATGGCGCGAATGGTAGCTGGAATGACGCAGAACGATAACCAAATACCACCGGAACAGCGGTACCAGGCCCAACTGGAACAGCTCGCCGCAATGGGTTTTGTAAATAGGGAAGCTAATTTACAGGCGCTAATTTCGACGTTCGGCGACATCAATGCCGCCGTCGAAAAGCTGTTGGCGCTTGGGCAACTGTCTATGAGCTAA